Proteins found in one Panicum hallii strain FIL2 chromosome 4, PHallii_v3.1, whole genome shotgun sequence genomic segment:
- the LOC112889606 gene encoding flagellar radial spoke protein 2 encodes MAANHCFRRLASASASALSRRSQNPSPPPALLIRLALSSSATDPPPKAEGEEAAGDKGVADAGELKEKEEEEEDEDGGVHVNKATGEIGGPRGPEPTRYGDWERGGRCSDF; translated from the coding sequence ATGGCGGCCAACCACTGCTTCCGCCGCCTCGCCTCCGCGTCGGCCTCGGCTCTCTCCCGCCGGTCGCAGAATCCTAGTCCCCCGCCAGCCCTCCTCATCCGCCTCGCGCTCTCCAGCTCCGCGACGGATCCGCCGCCGAAGGCggaaggagaggaagcggcgggAGACAAGGGCGTTGCCGACGCCGGCGAGCtgaaggagaaggaggaggaggaggaggacgaagaCGGCGGCGTGCACGTGAACAAGGCCACCGGCGAGATCGGCGGCCCGCGCGGGCCCGAGCCCACGCGGTACGGCGACTGGGAGCGCGGCGGCCGCTGCTCCGATTTCTGA
- the LOC112889541 gene encoding protein HEADING DATE 3A, producing MAGGRDRDPLVVGRVVGDVLDPFVRTTNLRVSFGSRTVSNGCELKPSMVGHQPRVEVGGLDMRTFYTLVMIDPDAPSPSDPNLREYLHWLVTDIPGTTGATFGQEVMCYENPRPTMGIHRFVFVLFQQLGRQTVYAPGWRQNFNTRDFAELYNLGPPVAAVYFNCQREAGSGGRRMYPN from the exons ATGGCCGGCGGCAGGGACAGGGACCCGCTGGTTGTTGGCAGGGTTGTGGGCGACGTGCTGGATCCCTTCGTCCGGACCACCAACCTCAGGGTCAGCTTCGGCTCCCGGACCGTGTCCAACGGCTGCGAGCTCAAGCCGTCCATGGTCGGGCACCAGCCCAGGGTCGAGGTCGGCGGCCTCGACATGAGGACGTTCTACACCCTC gTGATGATCGACCCGGATGCTCCGAGCCCAAGCGACCCCAACCTTAGGGAGTATTTGCATTG GCTGGTCACTGACATTCCAGGGACTACCGGGGCAACGTTCG GGCAAGAGGTGATGTGCTACGAGAACCCTCGTCCGACGATGGGGATCCACCGCTTCGTGTTCGTGCTGTTCCAGCAGCTGGGGCGGCAGACGGTGTACGCCCCCGGGTGGCGCCAGAACTTCAACACCAGGGACTTCGCCGAGCTCTACAACCTCGGCCCGCCGGTCGCCGCCGTCTACTTCAActgccagcgcgaggccggctCCGGCGGAAGGAGGATGTACCCTAACTGA